The sequence below is a genomic window from Arthrobacter sp. U41.
GGCAACCGCCGGGCTGTGTTCCTGCACGATCGATCCGGGCCTGGCGGCAAAGACGTCCCAGCCCGAGGGACCGCGGCCGTCCTCATCCAGGGCGCCTTCGATCTGGAACGCCGCCGTCGCCACGCCCAGGGTGAAGCGCGGTGACAGGAGGGCGGCCAGGTCCTTGGCGGAAGCTTTCATCAGTGGATTCCCCTACGTAGTTTCAGGCAGTTGACTGATTTTAGGCCGCAGCGCTTCCCCGCGCCACGACCGGCCGCCGCGTGCCGGGCGGCCACCGGTCCGGAGGGCTCCCGCAGACTCAGTACACCGAGGTCTCAGGTCCGAAGAGGAAATCCTTGGCGTGCGCCACGGCCTTCTTGAACGCGTCATTGCGCAGCGCCTGGAGCTGCTCGGTTTCATCCGCCGATGGTTCCAGATAACTCGTGTACCCCGGCCTCAGCACCCAGATGTCACCGGCCGGCGGCAGGTAGAAGACCCCGAACGAGCGGTGCTGGCTGTCATCGGCGGTCCAGATGGGAACAACCGCGAGCGCGGCGCCGGTGTCGATGTTGATCCACTGGGCCCGCGGAAGCGGCGCTTCGTGGGCCTCCGGGTCAAGGAACGGGGCTGTCCCCTGGCCCCACCGGGCCTCGAAGCGCTCGTGGAAGACCGGCATGAGGTGTGAATCGTAGCGGCGCCATGCGCTCATGGCCGCCCTCCTTGTCTTGTGCTTGTCTGCTGCGTTCTGGCGCCGGAATGGTGGCGGGCGCCGGCGCCTGGATCACCATGGCCCGCGTTCCCAGTGCACCGGCGTGACCCGAAACACCGGCTGGTCCGTCCGGTGGCGCCGGACCGGGACCTCCCGGCCTTCGGCATTTCCGATATTTCGGGTGCTGCCGGCATTTCCGGCTCTTCCGGTCGCTGCGCCGGCCGGGCCGGCGGCGCTCCTGCCCGGGTCATACTCCGCCCGGGTTTGGGGATTCCGCAGGACCGCGAATGACTCCAGGATCCGACGTACGTCGTCCCCAGCGCCGGGCTCGGTGTCAGCCCCGGCGGAGGTGCCGACGTCGGGATGGCGGAGGCGCATCAGCGCCCGGAAGGCGCGCTGGATCTCAGCCGGCGTCGCATCCGGGGTCACGTGCAGTGCCGCGTAGTAACCCCGGGGGTCGCGGTTCATCCCTGTCACCTCCGTCCGGCAGGCCAGGCGGGGACCAGCCGGCGCCGTCCGCGAAGGGGTGCCGCCTGGTCCCCGCATTCATCCCCGGGATGGACGGAATCCGCCCGCCCGGCTACTTGTTAATCTCCTGCATCTGGTCCTGCGTGTGGCTGATTTCGATCTTCCGCGGTTTGGCCTTCTCCAGCACCGGAATGCGCAGAGTCAGGACACCGTCGGAGTAGTGCGCCTTAACCTTTTCGGTGTCCAGCGTGTCGCCGAGGATGAGCTGGCGGCTGAAGACGCCGCGCGGCCGTTCCGCAGCGATCAGCTCAACGTTGGGCTGCGTCGGATCCCGCCGTTCAGCCTTGACCGTCAGCACGTTGCGCTCGATGTCGAGGTCCACCGAGTCAACGTTGACACCGGGAAGATCGAACGCGACGACGAATTCGCCGTCCTCCTGCCATGCGTCCATCGGCATTGCAGCGGGCCTTGCCGCCGTTCCGAAGACCTGCTGGGTAAGCCGGTCCAGTTCGCGGAACGGGTCCGTGCGCAGCACTGGTGCGACACTGATGCAAGAGGAAATCCGCCGGCCGGTTAGGCCGGCCCATCGAACTTAGGAGAACCGTGACGGAACGTGGTCAGGAGCTGGGTCTCTACGCGATCTCCGTGGTGGCCCAGCTCGTCGGGACCGGGCAGCAGAACATCAGGCTCTACGAACGCAAGGGCCTGCTGAGGCCGGACCGCACCGCAGGGGGAACGCGGCAGTACAGCGACTCGGACCTCGCGGTGCTGCGGCGGATCGGCGAACTGCTGGAGGAGGGACTCAACCTTGCCGGTGTGGCCAAGGTGCTGGAGTTGGAAGCGCTCAATGCCCGGCTGCAGAGCGAGCTGGACCGCCTCCGCTCACGCCGGGGCTAACGCCTCCGGCCCGCCGCGATGCGGTGGGATTCCGTGCGGAGCTCGCCCAGTTCCTGCAGATCAATCCGGTCCAGCCGCACAAGCACCAGCACCAGTGAACGCTCGTGATGCGGGGTCCAAAAATAAGTGTCAGGCTCCATTCCGGCGAGCGCTTCGCGTTCCTCGGTCTTGACCGTGAGCACACCCGCCTCCCAGATCCGGGCCACCAGCGTGGTTGCGAACCAGGCCGGCTGGCCCCAGCTGGTCCGTTCCACCACACCGGGGAGGGCCAGCGCGGCACGGCGGACATCTTCTTCGGTGGCCATTGCCCCACTGTGGCACCGGCCCCCGGGCGGGGCAAGGCCCCGCACGGGGGAACTGAGGCTTGCAGGGCAGCTGCTGCCGCCTCGGAATCAGTCCTGGCTGGTATCGGCCTTGGAGAGTTCGCCGGTGATCTGCTCGCCGCGGATGCGGGCTGTCCGCCAGGTGTCCAGGGCGATCACCCCGCCGAGGATCATGAACGAAATGGACAGCGAGGCGAGGGCATCCGTCAGCCAGTGGTAGCCCAGGTAGAGCCGGCTCACCGCGGCGAAGAAAATCCCGACGCCGGCCAGCAGAAAGCCGGCGACCGCGGCCGTGCGGTTGCCGCGGCGGGAGAAGATCAGGAACGCGCCGACCAGCAGGAAGTCACAGGCTCCCAGGACGTGCCCGGACGGGAAGGAAAAAGTGTAGTCGGCGCCGAACAGCATTAGGTCCACCGGCGGGCGCTGGCGCCCGATGGTGCGGCCGATGATCTGCGCGAGGATGACGCCGGTCAGCATGGCGCCGGCCAGGAGCATCGGCCGCCAGGCGTGCTTGGCCAGCAGCCCCCAGGCCACGGTGACCACGAGAATGATGATCGGCAGGGCGACGGGGCCGAAGACGATCGCGAGGAAGATCATGACCGCAGTGAGCGGTTCGGAGCGAAGGGTCAGGAGCCACGAGCGGACGGGTTCGTCGCCCGCCGTGAGGCCGCCCTGCTGGAGGACTCCGGCAAGGACCGTGAAGAACAGCACGGCGCCAACAACCGTGAGGCCGATCGCTATCCGGTACAGGTTCGTCCGGTCCTGCTCGCCCATGTAGCGTTCCTCCACCACGAACTTGTCGTGGAAGACCCGCCACCGGCCCGGTGAGCTCTCTGATTTTTCCTGCGCCATTCCAGCATCCGCCTCTGCACCGTGTGATGACATTTCTTTCGTGAAGAATATCCCGCTTCCGGCGCTGGAGGCGCTGGCGGTTTCACGGCGGGCCCGCGGCCCGCTCCCCGGTAGCCTGAAGCAATGGGTGTCATGAATGAACTGATCAACCCGCGCGTCGTCCGCTCGCTGGAGCGGATCCTGGCCGCGGCCTCACCCGGCTCCAGCTTCCCCCACCTGGCCGCCACGGCCGGACAACTCGAGGAACTGAGCCTGCGGGAACGGACCGACCTCCTGAGCCGCGCCCTGCTGGCTGATCTGCCTGGGAACTACGCCGGGACCGCGGCCGTCTTCCGCCGGGCGCTGGAGGATCCCGACTTCACCGGATGGATGATCTGGCCCGTGACCGAGACGGCGGCCACGCTCGCCCTCGCCTCAACGGAGCCTTACGACGTCGAGGACTGCCTGACGCTGCTCGCTGAGCTGACGCCGCGGCTCACCAGCGAGTTCGCGATCCGGCGGCTCCTCGCCGCAGACCTGGACCGGGCCCTGGCCGTCATCCAGGGCTGGGCCGCAGACCCTGACTGGCATGTCCGCAGGCTCGCCAGCGAGGGCACCCGGGCCTACCTGCCGTGGGCGATCCGCGTTCCCGAGATCACCGACCGGCCCGCAGCCACCCTGCCGATCCTGGACGCCCTGTACCGGGACCCGGTGGAAGACGTCCGGCGCTCCGTGGCCAATCACCTCAACGATCTGGCCCGCCATGCCCCCGACGAGGTCGTCGCCACGGCTGCCAGATGGATGGCCGCCCCGGACGGGAACACGGCCTGGGTGGTCCGGCACGGGTTGCGGACCCTGGTCAAGAAGGCCCACCCCGGCGCCTTGGAGCTGCTGGGGTTCCCGCCGGCGTCGCTGGCCGTGACGCCTCCCCGGCTGGACCGCGCCGTCGTCGAGCTCCCCGGCGAACTCGCCTTCGATTTCGAGGTTTCCAACATCGGGCCGGCAGAGGCGCGGCTCGCCGTCGACTACGTGGTGCACTACGCGAAGGCCAACGGCACCCTTGCGGAGAAGGTCTTCAAGATCGGAACGTCCGTCCTTGGGCCGGGCGAGGCCAGGACATTTTCGAAGCGCCATGCCTTCCGCCAGATGACCACGCGGCGCCATCATCCGGGCGCGCATGTACTGGAACTGCAGGTCAACGGCGTGCGGTATGTCCCGACCGAATTCCTGGTCCGGACGGACACGGTTTAGGCCCTGCGCGGTGATTTGACGGGCCCATAAATATGACGTTATTGTCGCTTCAATCATTGGGGCCGACGAATAACCCAAGAAAGAACAGTGCGATGACGACAACAACCGAGCACATCGAGATCCAGGTCGACAGCCGCGAGGTCCTGGACGAGCGGCTCGAGGACGCCGTGCGCGGACTCCAGCAGATCGCCATGGCAACGGGCACGCAGGGCATCCTGCTCACCCGGCACAAGCCGGGCCACTACACGGCGGCGCTGTCCGACCAGGTCCCCTTCGGCATGACGCGGGAACTCATTAACTAATCTCGACGCGGGGTCACCAACTAATCCCGACGCGGGGTCACTTAGCGCCCATCCGGGGCACCAGAATGGGCGCTAAGTGACCCCGCGTTGGTGTTGGGGCGGGGAGCTTCGGCTCCCTCCCGGGACCTTCTTTGGATCCGGCCCTGTCAGGCGGGACCCGTCACCAGTCGTGGACCGTTCCGTCGACGAGGCGGTTGTAGGGCAGGTAGGCCTGCTGGTAGGGGTAGGCCGCGGCCGCTTCCTCGTTGAATTCGACGCCGATGCCGGGCTTGTCGCCGGGGTGCAGGTAGCCGTCCACGAACGTCATCGACTGCTCGAAGACCGTGTTGGTCGCGTCGGAGTGCTGCATGTATTCCTGGATCCCGTAGTTGTGGATCGCCAGGCCCACGTGCAGCTGCGCGGCGAACCCGACCGGGGAAATGTCGGTGGGGCCGTGGAAGCCGGACTTGATCTGGTACTGCGCGGCGAAATCCATCACCTTCTTCAGCGGGGAGATCCCGCCGAAGTGCGTGGACGCGGCCCGGACATAGTCGATCAGCTGTTCCTTGATGATGGTCTGGTAGTCGTAGACGGTGTTGAAGATCTCCCCGATCGCCAGCGGGGTGGTGGTGTGCTGCCGGACCAGGCGCAGCGCCTCCTGGTTCTCCGCCGGCGTGCAGTCCTCCAGCCAGAACAGGTCGTACGGCTCCAGCGCCTTGCCCAGCTTCGCGGCCTGGATCGGGGTCATCCGGTGGTGCCCGTCGTGCAGCAGCGGCAGCTCCGGGCCGAACTCGTTCCGCACCGCTTCGAACACCGAGGGCAGGTGCCGCAGGTACGCCCGGGTGTCCCAGTCCTCCTCGGCCGGGAACGCGCCCCGCCCGGCCGGCTCATAGTCATACCGCTCCCCCGAGGCCTGCGCCTGCGCCGCGACCCCGTACACGGCCTTGATCCCCGGCACCGCAGTCTGGATCCGCACCGACTTGTAGCCGAGCTCCAGGTGCTCCCGGACCGAATCAAACAACGACTCCAGGTCCGCGCCCGAGGCGTGCCCGTACGCGCGCAGCCCGTTCCGCGACGCCCCGCCCAACAGCTGGTACACCGGCATGTTCGCGATCTTGCCCTTGATGTCCCACAGCGCCATGTCCACCGCGGCGATCGCGGCCATCGTCACCGGACCCCGCCGCCAGTACGAGGACCGGTACAGGAACTGCCAGGTGTCCTCGATCCGGTGCGGGTCCTTCCCGATCAGCAGCTGCGCCACGTGCTCCTTCAAATACGCGGCCACCGCGAGCTCACGCCCGTTCAGGGTCGCATCCCCGATCCCGGTCACCCCGTCCTCCGTGGTAATCCGGAGGGTCACGAAGTTACGGGACGGACTGGTCACGAAGACTTCCGCGGCAATGATTTTCACAGCTGGTCCAGGCTTTCTGTGGTGGTTTTGGTTCGGTGGTTGGCGGGTGCTTGCCGGCGCCGGGCGGGGCCCTAGCGTTGGGTGGTCCCGCTGGGGGTGTCCCCCAGCAGCGCCAGCTCGCCGCGGCGGGGCAGTCCTTCCCAGTCGCCGGCGGTACTGACGGCGAAGGCTCCGGCGAGGGCGCCGCGCTGCAGGCGGCCGGCCACGTCCTCGCCGTCGAGCAGGGCGGAGAGGTAACCGGCGGTGAAGGCATCGCCGGCGCCCACGGTGTCGATGCTGGTGACCGGCACGGCGGGCCTTTCCCACCGCCCCGCCGTGGTGTGGACCCCGGCGCCGGCCGCGCCCCGCTTGACCACCACTTCCCGGACGCCGCGGTGCAGCAGTTCGGCGGCCATGGCCGGTTCGGCGTCGCCGGACGTGCCGGCGCTCCCGGGCTCCGCGGCGACCAGCCCGAGTTCGTCCTCGGAGGCGATCAGGATGCTGGCGTGCCGGGCCAGCGGGGTGAGGACGGCCCGCGCCTCGTCCCGGGACCAGAGCTTGCTGCGGTAGTTGACGTCGAGGGAAACGTCCAGGCCTTCGCCGGCGGCGCGGGCGGCCGCATACTCCACGGCCCGCCGCGCCTCCCGGCTAAGGGCTGCGGTGATTCCGGTGAGGTGCAGGACCCTGGCGCCGCTGCGGAAGACCCGGTCGACGTCGTCCCGGTCCAGGGTGGATCCGGCGGAACCGGCGCGGTAGTAGAAGGCCCGGGTGATGTCGGCGGTGCGCTGCTCGAGGAACATCACTCCGGTGCTGCGGCCGGCATCCTCGCGGTGCTGCACGCCGATGCCTTCGCCCCGGAGCTGCCGGAGGATGAACTCGCCGTGCGGGTCCGCGCCGACGACGCCGGCCCAGGCCACCCGGTGGCCGAGCCGCGCGACGCCGACGGCCACGTTCGATTCCGCCCCGGCCACGTGCATGCCCAGTGCGCCGCCGGCGGACAGCGGCCCGGCGGAGCGCAGCGAGACCATGGATTCGCCGAGGGTCAGGAGTTCCGGGGTCCAGTGGTCGGCAATCACGGCAGGGTCGCCGCGGCGGTCCGGCGCTCGAATTCGGCTGCGAGCGCCAGGAAACCGCGGGCGCGTTCACGGACCGGGGACAGGTCGCCGCCCGAGCCGGCGTCCCCGAAGAGCGGCCCGCCGAGGCCGACGGCGACGGCCCCGGCCTGCCAGTAGCCCGTCGCCTCGTTGAGCCCCACGCCGCCGACGGCGATGAAGGGGATCCCGGGGAACGGGTCGCGCAGCGCCTTGAGATAGCCCGGTCCGCCGATGGAAGCGGGGAAGAGCTTGACCGCGGTGGCTCCGCGGGTCATCGCCTCGTAGGCCTCGGTGGGGGTCAGCGCCCCGGCCAGTACCGGGATTCCGCGGGCGGCGGAGGCCTCGATCGACTCGGCCAGCGCCGGGGTCACGATGAACTGGCCGCCGGCCCCGGCCACCTGCTCGACGTCCTGCGCGGTCAGCACGGTGCCGGCCCCGACGAAGCAGCCGGCCGGCGCGGCCGCGCGGACCTCGCGGATCGCCGCGAGGGCATCCGGGGTGGTCAGCGCTATTTCGACGTAACGGAAGCCCTCCTCCATAGCCGCGAGGGCGGCCTTCGCGGCGGCGCCGCCGTCCGTGCCGCGCACGATGGCGACCAGCCGGGTCTGCCGGATTCCGGCCAGCAGGGCTTCAGGGGTCAGGTTCTCGCTCAGCTCGTCGGTCATGTGGTTCACCATTCTGCGAAGGATCCGTCGGGGTGCCGCCAGACGGGCCCGCGCCAGGCGTGGCCGCGCTTGTCCGCGGCGCGGACCACGGCCTCGTCGATTTCGATGCCCAGGCCCGGGCCGGTCAGGCGTTCGATGTGGCCGTCCACGAACTGCAGCGGGGACTTGTCCACCACGTAGTCCAGGACTTCGGCGCCCTGGTTGTAGTGGATGCCGATGCTTTGCTCCTGGATCAGGAAGTTCGGCGTCGCGAAGCCGACCTGCAGGCAGGCGGCGAGGGCCAGCGGGCCCAGCGGGCAGTGCGGGGCGAGCTGGACCTCGTAGATTTCGGCGAGCGAGGCGATCTTGCGGACCTCGGTGATGCCGCCGGCGTGGGAGAGGTCCGGCTGGGCCACGGCGATGCCGGCCTGCAACGCGGGCAGGAATTCCTGCCGGCTGTAGAGCCGTTCCCCGGTGGAGACCGGCGTGGTGGTGGAGGAGGTGAACTCGCGCAGCAGGTGGGTGTTTTCCGGGACCACGGGTTCTTCAAGGAAGAATGGCCGGTAGGGTTCCAGCAGCGGCGCCACCCGCCGGGCGTTGGCGAGGCTGAAGCGGCCGTGGAAGTCGACGGCGACGTCGCGGTGGTCCCCGAGGACCTCGCGGGCGGCGGCGACGCGGCGGACGACGCCGTCGAGCTCCGCCACGGAGGCGATGGGGCTCATCCTTCCGCTGGCGTTCATTTTCACGGCGGTGAGTCCGACCTCCAGCTGGGCGCTGATCTGGTCGGCCACCTCGTTGGGCTCGTCCCCGCCCACCCAGCCGTACATCCGGATCCGGTCCCGGACGTGGCCTCCCAGCAGCTGGTGCACGGGGGTGTTGAAGTGCTTGCCCGCGATGTCCCACAGGGCCTGGTCCAGGCCCGAGACGGCGCTGGCCAGGATGGGGCCGCCGCGGTAAAAGGAGCCCTTGGTCATCACCTGCCAGTGGTCCTCGATCCGGAGCGCATCCTTGCCGATCAGCAGCTCGGAGAGCTGGTCGACGGCGGTGCGGACCGTTTCGCTGCGGCCCTCGCAGCTGGCCTCGCCCCAGCCGACGATCCCGCTGTGGGTCTCGATCCGGGCGAAGAGCCAGCGCGGGGCGACGAGGAAGGTTTCAATCCTGCTGATCAGTGTCATTGGTGGCCTAGCCCTTGGTCGCGCCGGCGGTCATGCCGGAGACGATGTACTTCTGCGTGAAGAGCGCAATGATCATGATCGGGATGGTGACGACGGTGGCGGCCGCCATCAGTCCGCCCCAGTCGATGCTGGCGTAGGAGACGAAGTCGAAGATCGCCACCGGCAGGGTCTTGGTCTTCGAGCCGGAGAGCACCAGGGCGAACATGAAGTTGTTCCACGAGAAGATGAAGGACAGGATGGCGGCGGTGGCGATGCCGCCGACGGAGAGCGGGAGCGTGATGCGGCGGAAGGCTCCGATCGGGGTGAGCCCGTCCACCTGGGCGGATTCCTCAAGCTCCAGCGGCATCGAATCGAAGTAGCTCATCATGATGTAGACGATCAGCGGGAGCGCAACGAACATGTGGCTGAGGATCAGCACCTCGAAGCCGCCGACCATGCGCAGGTTGGAGAACACGTAGTACCAGGGCACCAGCAGGGAGACGCCGGGGATGACGCGGGCCATCAGGACCACGAGGGCCGAGCGGTGCATGGTGAACCGGCTCATCGCGTAGGCCGCCGGGACGCCCAGGACCAGGGACAGCACCGTGGAGACAAAGGCCACCCAGAAGCTGTTGAAGATGAAGATGAAGTAGTTGTTGCGCTGCAGCACATTGGCGTAGTTCTCGGCGGTGGGCGTGAAGAGCAGCGCCTTGCCGGTGTCGTAGATGTCCACGTTCGTCTTGAAGGATGCCAGCAGCATCCAGAACAGCGGGGCGACCAGGAACAGCACCACGGCGATCAGGGCCACGACGCGGAAGACCTTGTAGGCGCGGGTGGCCAGTGGCTTCCGGCGGCGCGGTGCCGGCGCGGGCCGGGCGGCGACGGTTTGGGGGGTGGTCTGGACGGTCATTTGCTTACCGCTTTCTTGCGCATGGTCAGCAGCCACATGGAGCCGATGATGATCATAAAGAACAGGATCAGCACCGCGGAGGACAGCCCGTACTGGTTGTAGTCGAAGCTCAGCCCGTAGGCGTAGACGTTGAGGGTCTCGACCTCGTGGAAGGAACCGCCGCCCTTGCCCTTGGTGGCATAGAGGATGTCAAAGGTCTTCAGGGCGTCGATGCCCCGGAGCAGGATGGCGACGATCACGGTCGGCATCATCAGCGGCAGGGTGATGTAGAAGAAGCGCTGGAGGGAGTTGGCGCCATCCATGCGGGCCGCCTCATCGGGTTCCTCGGAGAGGGAGGTCAGGCCGGCGAGCAGGATCAGCACCACCATCGGGGTCCACTGCCACACGTCCATGAAGATGGTGGTGCCCAGCGCCGTGTCCTGGCCGGAGAGCCACGGCTGGGGCGGGATGCCGATCATGCCCAGCAGCTGGTTGGCAAAGCCGATGTTGGGATCGAAGATCAGCCGCCACATCATGCCGACGGCCACGGGGGTGGCCACGAGCGGCAGGAGGATGGCCACCCGGACCCACTTTTCGCCGCGGAACGGGCGCCACAGCAGCAGTGCGATGCCCATGCCCAGCACGACCTCGCAGACCAGCGCGACGCCGGTGAAGGTCAGCGTGCGGCCGACGGCGGGCCAGAAGCGCTCCACGTCGGACAGGACCGTGATGTAGTTCTCCAGGCCGATGAACTCGGAGGCGGCGCGGACGGAGCCCTGCGAGTCGGTCAGGCTCAGGAAGAGAGTCCAGGCCAGCGGGAAGACGATCAGGACGCCGACGAAGATCATCGCGGGGGCGGCGAAGAGCCACTTGCGGTGCCGGTTGGCCCACGCGGAGAAGTTCTCACGCGCACCGGGAGGGCGGCCGGCGCTGCGGGCAGGCGCGCTGCGGGGAGGGTTCAGTACAGACATGGTTCACCTAAGGAGTTGGGGGTGAAGTGAAGAGCGGGCCGCGGCGGGACGGCAGCAGGGCTGCCGTCCCGCCGGGCTGGAGTGCACTCCGGCGCGTGGCGCGGGGGGCGTTATTTCTTTTCGGAATCCAGGAACTTCTGGAAGTCCTCGTGGGCCGTGTCGGCAGCGGCGGACGCGTCGGCGCCGGTG
It includes:
- a CDS encoding DNA alkylation repair protein, with product MNELINPRVVRSLERILAAASPGSSFPHLAATAGQLEELSLRERTDLLSRALLADLPGNYAGTAAVFRRALEDPDFTGWMIWPVTETAATLALASTEPYDVEDCLTLLAELTPRLTSEFAIRRLLAADLDRALAVIQGWAADPDWHVRRLASEGTRAYLPWAIRVPEITDRPAATLPILDALYRDPVEDVRRSVANHLNDLARHAPDEVVATAARWMAAPDGNTAWVVRHGLRTLVKKAHPGALELLGFPPASLAVTPPRLDRAVVELPGELAFDFEVSNIGPAEARLAVDYVVHYAKANGTLAEKVFKIGTSVLGPGEARTFSKRHAFRQMTTRRHHPGAHVLELQVNGVRYVPTEFLVRTDTV
- the dgoD gene encoding galactonate dehydratase; this encodes MTLISRIETFLVAPRWLFARIETHSGIVGWGEASCEGRSETVRTAVDQLSELLIGKDALRIEDHWQVMTKGSFYRGGPILASAVSGLDQALWDIAGKHFNTPVHQLLGGHVRDRIRMYGWVGGDEPNEVADQISAQLEVGLTAVKMNASGRMSPIASVAELDGVVRRVAAAREVLGDHRDVAVDFHGRFSLANARRVAPLLEPYRPFFLEEPVVPENTHLLREFTSSTTTPVSTGERLYSRQEFLPALQAGIAVAQPDLSHAGGITEVRKIASLAEIYEVQLAPHCPLGPLALAACLQVGFATPNFLIQEQSIGIHYNQGAEVLDYVVDKSPLQFVDGHIERLTGPGLGIEIDEAVVRAADKRGHAWRGPVWRHPDGSFAEW
- a CDS encoding Hsp20/alpha crystallin family protein, giving the protein MLRTDPFRELDRLTQQVFGTAARPAAMPMDAWQEDGEFVVAFDLPGVNVDSVDLDIERNVLTVKAERRDPTQPNVELIAAERPRGVFSRQLILGDTLDTEKVKAHYSDGVLTLRIPVLEKAKPRKIEISHTQDQMQEINK
- a CDS encoding J domain-containing protein, whose product is MNRDPRGYYAALHVTPDATPAEIQRAFRALMRLRHPDVGTSAGADTEPGAGDDVRRILESFAVLRNPQTRAEYDPGRSAAGPAGAATGRAGNAGSTRNIGNAEGREVPVRRHRTDQPVFRVTPVHWERGPW
- a CDS encoding bifunctional 4-hydroxy-2-oxoglutarate aldolase/2-dehydro-3-deoxy-phosphogluconate aldolase — protein: MTDELSENLTPEALLAGIRQTRLVAIVRGTDGGAAAKAALAAMEEGFRYVEIALTTPDALAAIREVRAAAPAGCFVGAGTVLTAQDVEQVAGAGGQFIVTPALAESIEASAARGIPVLAGALTPTEAYEAMTRGATAVKLFPASIGGPGYLKALRDPFPGIPFIAVGGVGLNEATGYWQAGAVAVGLGGPLFGDAGSGGDLSPVRERARGFLALAAEFERRTAAATLP
- a CDS encoding sugar kinase, which codes for MIADHWTPELLTLGESMVSLRSAGPLSAGGALGMHVAGAESNVAVGVARLGHRVAWAGVVGADPHGEFILRQLRGEGIGVQHREDAGRSTGVMFLEQRTADITRAFYYRAGSAGSTLDRDDVDRVFRSGARVLHLTGITAALSREARRAVEYAAARAAGEGLDVSLDVNYRSKLWSRDEARAVLTPLARHASILIASEDELGLVAAEPGSAGTSGDAEPAMAAELLHRGVREVVVKRGAAGAGVHTTAGRWERPAVPVTSIDTVGAGDAFTAGYLSALLDGEDVAGRLQRGALAGAFAVSTAGDWEGLPRRGELALLGDTPSGTTQR
- a CDS encoding carbohydrate ABC transporter permease; the encoded protein is MSVLNPPRSAPARSAGRPPGARENFSAWANRHRKWLFAAPAMIFVGVLIVFPLAWTLFLSLTDSQGSVRAASEFIGLENYITVLSDVERFWPAVGRTLTFTGVALVCEVVLGMGIALLLWRPFRGEKWVRVAILLPLVATPVAVGMMWRLIFDPNIGFANQLLGMIGIPPQPWLSGQDTALGTTIFMDVWQWTPMVVLILLAGLTSLSEEPDEAARMDGANSLQRFFYITLPLMMPTVIVAILLRGIDALKTFDILYATKGKGGGSFHEVETLNVYAYGLSFDYNQYGLSSAVLILFFMIIIGSMWLLTMRKKAVSK
- a CDS encoding MerR family transcriptional regulator, producing MTERGQELGLYAISVVAQLVGTGQQNIRLYERKGLLRPDRTAGGTRQYSDSDLAVLRRIGELLEEGLNLAGVAKVLELEALNARLQSELDRLRSRRG
- a CDS encoding phosphatase PAP2 family protein, with the translated sequence MAQEKSESSPGRWRVFHDKFVVEERYMGEQDRTNLYRIAIGLTVVGAVLFFTVLAGVLQQGGLTAGDEPVRSWLLTLRSEPLTAVMIFLAIVFGPVALPIIILVVTVAWGLLAKHAWRPMLLAGAMLTGVILAQIIGRTIGRQRPPVDLMLFGADYTFSFPSGHVLGACDFLLVGAFLIFSRRGNRTAAVAGFLLAGVGIFFAAVSRLYLGYHWLTDALASLSISFMILGGVIALDTWRTARIRGEQITGELSKADTSQD
- the manD gene encoding D-mannonate dehydratase ManD, with the translated sequence MKIIAAEVFVTSPSRNFVTLRITTEDGVTGIGDATLNGRELAVAAYLKEHVAQLLIGKDPHRIEDTWQFLYRSSYWRRGPVTMAAIAAVDMALWDIKGKIANMPVYQLLGGASRNGLRAYGHASGADLESLFDSVREHLELGYKSVRIQTAVPGIKAVYGVAAQAQASGERYDYEPAGRGAFPAEEDWDTRAYLRHLPSVFEAVRNEFGPELPLLHDGHHRMTPIQAAKLGKALEPYDLFWLEDCTPAENQEALRLVRQHTTTPLAIGEIFNTVYDYQTIIKEQLIDYVRAASTHFGGISPLKKVMDFAAQYQIKSGFHGPTDISPVGFAAQLHVGLAIHNYGIQEYMQHSDATNTVFEQSMTFVDGYLHPGDKPGIGVEFNEEAAAAYPYQQAYLPYNRLVDGTVHDW
- a CDS encoding carbohydrate ABC transporter permease, with the protein product MTVQTTPQTVAARPAPAPRRRKPLATRAYKVFRVVALIAVVLFLVAPLFWMLLASFKTNVDIYDTGKALLFTPTAENYANVLQRNNYFIFIFNSFWVAFVSTVLSLVLGVPAAYAMSRFTMHRSALVVLMARVIPGVSLLVPWYYVFSNLRMVGGFEVLILSHMFVALPLIVYIMMSYFDSMPLELEESAQVDGLTPIGAFRRITLPLSVGGIATAAILSFIFSWNNFMFALVLSGSKTKTLPVAIFDFVSYASIDWGGLMAAATVVTIPIMIIALFTQKYIVSGMTAGATKG
- a CDS encoding MmcQ/YjbR family DNA-binding protein, translated to MATEEDVRRAALALPGVVERTSWGQPAWFATTLVARIWEAGVLTVKTEEREALAGMEPDTYFWTPHHERSLVLVLVRLDRIDLQELGELRTESHRIAAGRRR